The Flaviramulus sp. BrNp1-15 genome includes the window TATTTGTATTTGCAAATGTTTATTCGCAACAGGAAAAGGGAATTATTGGAGAGAATAATTGGCTCCGTAATTGGACAGAATTTGATCCTAGCCAACAAGAGTATGGTGAACCTACTCAAATATTAACAGGAAAAATAACTGAAGATACAACACTTTATAAACGGGATGTTTATCTATTACTGGGTAATGTTTTTGTAACCAATAATGCTACGCTTACAATTGAGCCAGGAACCATTATCATTGGCGATTTTGATTCTAAAGCTACATTAACAATAACAAAAGGAGCATCTATAATTGCTAATGGTTTAGAAACAGATCCTATTGTTTTTACATCAAAAAGAAGTGTTAAACGTGCTGGAGACTGGGGAGGTTTAGTTATTCTTGGGGATGCACCTACTAGTAAATTTGGAAATGGATCGGTAGCTAAACTATATCATAATTTAGATCCAACCTATTATGCAGATACAAACTACGGTGGTGATAGTATAAGCGATTCTTCAGGTGTTTTAAAGTTTGTAAGAATAGAATATGCAGGAAAAAGAATTAAAAACTCAGGATATTTTAATAGTTTATTATTGGCTAGTATAGGGAATCAAACGGTGTTAGAGAATGTCATGATAAGTAATTCTGCAGGCGATTCATTTAAAATATGGGGTGGTAATTTAAATTTAAAAAAATTAGTGTCTTATAAATCAAGCGGTAACGATTTTAAATTTAATTATGGAGCTCAAAGTCAAATAGAAAATTCTATTGCAATTCGTACGCCTTACACTTCTAGTAGTGATGGCGCCAGATGCATGCAGATTTTAGCATACAATAACGAAGAAGAGGTTGATTTTAGCAAAAAGGGAACTTTAATAGTTGCCAAAAATTTAACATTAATTAATACAAGTAACGATTTAACATCTCATATTAAACAAGGTTTGATTGATGAAGCAGTTTATGTAGGAGCTAATGCCTCATTAGATATGAATAAAAGTGTGATTTCTGGTTTTAATCCAGCTGTTATATTTGAAGATAAAATTAGGGTAAATCAAGAAAGTCTTGAAAAAATTAAATTTACCGATATGTACTTCAACAATTGTAATGGAAACATTTTTGTTGAAAACAATAAAAACAATGAAGACTTAGAAAATTGGTATGGAAATGCTGCATTTTTTAATGTATACTCTAAAGGTTCAAATACTGAAACATTTATTGATACAGATAATTCAAGGAGACCAGATTACAGATTAAGAATAAATAAAATAATAGCATCAAATGAAGTTGATCCAGATATAAAAGTGGATTAAAAATGTTAAAAAAAATTATTAGTTTAATAAAACGTCCCAATTCTTCAAAATTCTCAGATAGACTTTTAAATAAGTTTCTAGAATTTTACTGATTAAACTAACAACTATGTATTGCATAAGTAAATGTAATAGTTTCTAGACGTTTTATTATTTAAAAATAATATGGGATGAGAAACTTTACTATATCAAACATTGTTGTTTTATTTTTTTTTAGTTTATCTACAACTATAAGTGCTCAAATAGTAATTAGCACGCCAAGTTTAGGTTTTACTCAAGCTTGTGCAAGTCCTTCATTTAATACGTATAATGTAACATTCACTTTTTCACCAGAGTCTGAGTTAACTGGTACAAATCAATTTATTATAGAACTTTCAGACGATACGGGAGATTTTTCTAATCCTTCACAAATTTATTCATCGAATCAAGGAGAATTTACAACATCTCCAACTACTTTAACTTTTTCCGTTCCTACAACAATATCTGGAGAAGCATTCAAAATTAGAATTAAAAGTACTTCACCAGTGGCAACTAGTACGCCTTCTGTTGCATTTCCAGCATATTATAAAATTCAAGATACCCCATTCTCTATAAATAATTTAATTTCTACAGGTGTGTATTGCGCTGGTGGCAGATATTTGTTAACAATAGATAATCCAGGTGATGCTATGAATGATTCTCCATTACAATATCCATCACTTACCTATAATTGGTATAAGGAAACTGGGGCAACAACATCTGTTTTAGTAGATTCAGGTGAATCATTATCGGTTAATCAACCAGGAACTTATTTTGTAGAAACAAATTATGGTACTTGTACATCTAATTCGTATTCTAATCGTGTTACAGTAAGCGAATCAACATCAAGTTCAACATCAGAAATTAGTTCTAGTTTAGGAAACCCATATTGTGTTAGTCAAGGCGCAACAACATTAAGTGCTATTAATGCAGTAAGTTACCAGTGGTTTAAAGATGGTTCTGAAATTTCGGGCGCCACAAGTCAAATGTATGAAACCAGCGAACCTGGAAATTATACAGTTAATATAAATTTAGGAGATTGTAATACTACTGCAACTATTAATCTTGAAAATACCGGTTTTACAAGTAGTATAGATGTTGATGAATATAATACTCTTGAAGAAGGTGAAACTTTAGTAGTAATAGTAAGTAATGATGCGGTTAATCCAGAATTTAAATGGTATTTAAATGAAAACCAGATTGCCGGAGCAAATACCAATTCTTACGAAGCAACACAAACAGGAAATTATAAAGTTGTAATTACTCAAACTTCTGGGTGTGTAGCTTCTAGCGAATTTTTATTTTCAATTACAGAACCATTTCCAGATGTAGCAGATATTCCAAATTTAATAAGCCCTAATGGAGATGGTATAAATGACACATGGATAATACCACAAGAGTATGTAAATGGATCAAATGCAGAGGTTACTATAATCAGCGCCCAAGGCGAAGTTGTGTTGCAAACCAATAATTACCAAAATAATTGGCCAGAAAACAAACTAAATTTTAACGCTGTAAACCCAGTATACTATTATATAATCAAATCAAATAATACAACAAAAAAAGGTTCTATAACGGTGATTAATTAGCATGAAAAAACATTTAATATATGTGATTTTATTTTTCATTACAATACAACAGTTCTATTCTCAAGAAGATGGAGTTGTTGCGTTGAATTTGCCTGTTAGAAATTCTTTAAAATTTAATAAGTATGCTATAAATCCTGTCTTCAGTTTTGTTAGAGAGCAAAATAAGTACATTAGTTTTACAAATAAGCGAGAGTGGGTTCAGTTTGATGATGCACCCCAAACTTACTTATTTGGTTATTCAGGAA containing:
- a CDS encoding gliding motility-associated C-terminal domain-containing protein produces the protein MRNFTISNIVVLFFFSLSTTISAQIVISTPSLGFTQACASPSFNTYNVTFTFSPESELTGTNQFIIELSDDTGDFSNPSQIYSSNQGEFTTSPTTLTFSVPTTISGEAFKIRIKSTSPVATSTPSVAFPAYYKIQDTPFSINNLISTGVYCAGGRYLLTIDNPGDAMNDSPLQYPSLTYNWYKETGATTSVLVDSGESLSVNQPGTYFVETNYGTCTSNSYSNRVTVSESTSSSTSEISSSLGNPYCVSQGATTLSAINAVSYQWFKDGSEISGATSQMYETSEPGNYTVNINLGDCNTTATINLENTGFTSSIDVDEYNTLEEGETLVVIVSNDAVNPEFKWYLNENQIAGANTNSYEATQTGNYKVVITQTSGCVASSEFLFSITEPFPDVADIPNLISPNGDGINDTWIIPQEYVNGSNAEVTIISAQGEVVLQTNNYQNNWPENKLNFNAVNPVYYYIIKSNNTTKKGSITVIN